Proteins from a genomic interval of Siniperca chuatsi isolate FFG_IHB_CAS linkage group LG10, ASM2008510v1, whole genome shotgun sequence:
- the ampd2b gene encoding AMP deaminase 2 isoform X1 translates to MSSNLPPGTAAGAKNKPLSPFRKRGSLQYTASTVDLRGGRHLLTSQHSLPGIPVALKQSIDLRTSMDGKYKEIAEELFSRTLAESEMRSAPYEFPEDSPIEQLEERRHRLERQISQDVKFEPDILLRAKQEFMKTDSATDLEYMKEQSQVPDLQEREPVPEREYQRVSISGEEKCGVPFTDLLDAAKCVVKALFIRQKYMGLSLQSFCRTTARYLQELSERPLLDLDIYEEEFLETTVTADATVHPPVSETHPYENQDPASMPPDMGYGCKMVDGVMHVYTTRNIMEKSTELDLPYPDLQEYIADMNVMMALIINGPVKSFCYRRLQYLSSKFQMHILLNEMKELAAQKKVPHRDFYNIRKVDTHIHASSCMNQKHLLRFIKRAMKKYPKEIVHVERGKGQTLMEVFESMNLTAFDLSVDTLDMHADRNTFHRFDKFNAKYNPIGESILREIFIKTDNHIEGKYFGHIIKEVMADLEESKYQNVELRLSIYGRSRDEWDKLAKWAVKHRVYSNNVRWLVQVPRLFDVYHTKKQLCNFQEMLENIFMPLFEVTVNPGSHPELHLFLQHVVGFDSVDDESKPEQHIFNLDSPLPVNWTEEDNPPYSYYLYYMYANMTVLNHLRKQRGFHTLVLRPHCGEAGPIHHLVSGFMLSENISHGLLLRKAPVLQYLYYLAQIGIAMSPLSNNSLFLSYHRNPLPEYLSRGLMVSLSTDDPLQFHFTKEPLMEEYSIAAQVWKLSSCDMCELARNSVLMSGFSHKVKRSWLGPNYIKEGQESNDIRRTNVPDIRVAYRYETMCEELNLITQAIRTDELETIEEEGSLCMGAVQGEK, encoded by the exons ATGTCCTCCAACCTGCCCCCCGGGACCGCCGCCGGGGCCAAGAACAAGCCCCTCTCCCCCTTCAGGAAGCGGGGCAGCCTGCAGTACACAGCCAGCACAG TTGATCTCCGTGGTGGCCGCCACCTCCTCACTTCCCAGCATTCCTTGCCTGGGATCCCTGTGGCCTTGAAACAATCCATTGACCTGCGTACATCCATGGACGGGAAGTACAAAGAGATTGCTGAG gaGCTGTTCTCCCGCACCCTGGCAGAGAGTGAGATGCGCAGCGCCCCCTATGAATTTCCCGAGGACAGCCCTAttgaacagctggaggagagacGTCATCGACTTGAGCGACAGATCAGCCAGGATGTCAA GTTTGAACCCGACATCCTCCTGCGAGCCAAACAGGAGTTCATGAAGACAGACAGTGCCACAGATCTCGA ATACATGAAGGAACAGAGCCAAGTCCCTGACCTGCAAGAGAGAGAACCGGTTCCAGAGAGAGAGTACCAACGAGTCAGTATTTCTGGAGAGGAGAAATGTGGG GTCCCCTTCACAGATCTGTTGGATGCTGCCAAATGTGTGGTGAAGGCTCTGTTCATTAGACAGAAGTACATGGGACTGTCGCTGCAGAGCTTCTGCAGGACCACCGCTCGTTACCTGCAGGAGCTGAGTGAGAGACCTCTTCTGGACTTAGATATCTATGAGGAAGAGTTCCTAGAGACCACAGTCACTGCAG ATGCCACAGTGCACCCACCTGTTTCTGAAACGCACCCCTATGAGAACCAGGACCCTGCCAGCATGCCCCCTGACATGGGTTACGGCTGCAAGATGGTGGATGGTGTCATGCATGTGTACACGACGAGAAACATTATGGAAAA AAGCACAGAGCTGGACCTGCCGTATCCAGACCTGCAGGAGTACATCGCTGATATGAACGTCATGATGGCTCTCATTATCAACGGACCCGT AAAGTCCTTCTGCTACCGTCGTCTGCAGTATCTTAGCTCCAAGTTCCAGATGCACATCTTGTTGAATGAGATGAAAGAGCTGGCAGCACAGAAGAAAGTCCCACATCGAGACTTCTACAATATCCGTAAG gtggacacacacattcacgctTCGTCCTGTATGAACCAGAAGCACCTTCTGCGTTTTATCAAAAGGGCCATGAAGAAGTATCCTAAGGAGATTGTGCATGTGGAAAGAGGCAAGGGTCAGACGCTCATGGAGGTGTTTGAGAGCATGAATCTGACAGCCTTTGACCTGAGTGTGGACACCCTGGACATGCACGCA GACCGCAACACTTTTCATCGCTTTGACAAGTTCAATGCCAAATACAATCCCATTGGCGAGTCCATCCTGAGAGAGATCTTCATCAAAACAGACAACCACATTGAGGGGAAATACTTTGGTCACATTATTAAG GAGGTGATGGCTGACCTGGAGGAAAGCAAGTACCAGAATGTGGAGCTCAGGCTGTCGATCTACGGGCGCTCCAGAGATGAGTGGGACAAACTGGCCAAGTGGGCTGTCAAACATCGGGTCTACTCCAATAATGTGCGCTGGCTCGTGCAAGTGCCACGACTCTT TGACGTCTACCACACGAAGAAACAGCTGTGCAACTTCCAAGAGATGCTGGAGAATATCTTCATGCCTCTGTTCGAGGTTACAGTCAACCCCGGCAGCCATCCGGAGCTGCACCTCTTCCTTCAGCAC GTTGTGGGTTTTGACAGTGTGGATGATGAGTCAAAACCAGAGCAACATATCTTCAACCTGGACAGTCCGCTGCCAGTCAACTGGACAGAGGAGGACAACCCGCCCTATTCCTACTACCTCTACTATATGTATGCAAACATGACTGTGCTGAATCACCTGCGCAA GCAGCGGGGATTTCACACGCTTGTCCTACGTCCTCATTGTGGGGAGGCGGGGCCGATCCATCACCTGGTGTCTGGTTTCATGCTGTCAGAGAACATCTCCCACGGGCTGCTGCTCAGGAAG GCTCCTGTGCTGCAGTATCTGTACTACCTGGCCCAGATAGGTATCGCCATGTCCCCTCTCAGCAATAACAGCCTGTTCCTCAGCTACCATCGTAACCCTCTGCCAGAGTACCTGTCCAGAGGCCTCATGGTCTCCCTGTCCACAGACGACCCTCTGCAGTTTCACTTCACCAAG GAGCCCTTGATGGAAGAGTACAGCATTGCTGCTCAGGTGTGGAAGCTGAGCTCCTGTGACATGTGCGAGCTGGCCAGAAACAGTGTGCTGATGAGCGGATTCTCCCATAAG GTGAAGAGGTCCTGGCTTGGCCCAAACTACATCAAGGAGGGGCAGGAGAGTAATGACATCAGGCGCACCAACGTTCCTGACATCCGAGTGGCGTACCGGTATGAGACCATGTGTGAGGAGTTGAATTTAATCACACAGGCCATCCGCACAGATGAGCTGGAGACCATCGAGGAGGAGGGGAGTCTGTGTATGGGAGCTGTGCAGGGGGAGAAGTGA